In Lathamus discolor isolate bLatDis1 chromosome 1, bLatDis1.hap1, whole genome shotgun sequence, the following are encoded in one genomic region:
- the PPP1R3B gene encoding protein phosphatase 1 regulatory subunit 3B has product MHCTRVLDYFPHKQAMAVDVAMQLYLCSSPLPRDKCACKIAPKPSKPLRPCIQLSSKTAPTGPEEAANSFTHNKVKKRVSFADSRGFALTMVKVFSEFDDPLDIPFNITDLINNLVGLTTVERDSFVLDFVQPSVDYLDFRNRLQVDCVCLENCMLKERSVVGTVKVRNLAFEKTVKIRMTFDTWKNFIDYPCQYVKDTYGGSDRDTFSFDISLPEGIQSHERVEFAISFECNGKVYWDSNRGTNYRIIRSELKSAQDAVCPPQGPDFGSAFDQFGSPRCSYGLFPEWPSYSGYEKLGPYY; this is encoded by the exons ATGCACTGCACCAG AGTATTAGACTATTTTCCTCACAAACAAGCAATGGCTGTGGATGTAGCAATGCAGCTATACCTTTGCTCTTCACCCTTGCCAAGAGACAAGTGTGCCTGCAAAATTGCTCCGAAGCCAAGCAAGCCACTGCGGCCCTGCATccagctgagcagcaaaacTGCACCGACTGGACCAGAAGAGGCAGCAAACTCCTTCACACACAACAAAGTGAAGAAGAGGGTGTCATTTGCAGACAGCAGGGGCTTCGCTCTGACGATGGTGAAGGTGTTCTCAGAGTTTGACGATCCACTAGATATTCCTTTCAACATCACAGACCTGATAAATAATCTTGTGGGCCTGACAACAGTGGAGAGGGACAGCTTTGTTCTGGATTTCGTTCAGCCCTCTGTGGACTACCTGGACTTCAGAAACCGCCTCCAGGTGGACTGTGTCTGCCTTGAAAACTGTATGCTGAAGGAGCGATCCGTTGTGGGAACAGTGAAGGTGAGGAACCTTGCTTTTGAAAAGACTGTGAAGATCAGGATGACGTTTGACACCTGGAAAAACTTCATAGATTACCCATGCCAGTATGTCAAGGATACGTACGGAGGGTCAGATCGGGACACCTTTTCCTTTGACATCAGCTTGCCTGAGGGAATTCAGTCCCATGAAAGAGTAGAGTTTGCCATCTCCTTTGAGTGCAATGGGAAGGTGTACTGGGACAGCAACAGGGGCACAAATTACAGGATCATACGGTCAGAACTGAAGTCTGCCCAGGATGCTGTCTGCCCCCCCCAGGGCCCTGACTTTGGCAGTGCCTTTGACCAGTTCGGGAGCCCTCGGTGCTCCTACGGCCTCTTTCCTGAGTGGCCCAGCTATTCAGGCTATGAGAAGCTAGGGCCTTACTACTGA